From one Candidatus Chlorobium masyuteum genomic stretch:
- a CDS encoding nitronate monooxygenase translates to MNVDNFRLQLGGKEYVPIIIGGMGVNISTTELALVAEKLGGIGHISDAENGYVCDRILKTSFVSQKRKKYAGFINNPDKSEVLFDLEEVAKAQKLYIEHTVSKKTGKGAIFLNCMEKLTMNNASETLKVRLSAAMDAGIDGLTLAAGLNLRTLDLIQDHPRFRDVKIGLIISSVRALSIFLKRAVRLNRLPDYIIVEGPLAGGHLGFGPDDWHTFDLKTIFIEVLDFMKKEELNIPVIPAGGIFTGTDAVDYLRMGAGAVQVATRFTITKESGLPNEVKQHYLNAREEDIVINMASTTGYPMRMLINSPTLRYAIKPNCEGLGYLLENGGKCSYIDAYYHALAERKPGEPIVVKEKTCLCTGMANYDCWTCGHTTYRLKETTNRLDNGKWQIPKAEDIFLDYQFSRDHSIRLPEPEPLA, encoded by the coding sequence ATGAACGTAGACAATTTCAGATTACAGTTAGGCGGAAAAGAGTATGTGCCAATCATTATCGGTGGCATGGGGGTCAATATTTCCACAACCGAACTTGCGCTTGTGGCTGAGAAACTCGGCGGCATCGGACATATTTCCGATGCTGAAAACGGCTATGTCTGCGACAGGATATTGAAAACTTCATTTGTCAGTCAGAAACGCAAAAAATACGCCGGATTCATCAACAATCCTGACAAATCGGAAGTCCTCTTCGATCTTGAAGAGGTAGCCAAAGCGCAAAAATTATATATCGAACATACGGTCTCAAAAAAAACCGGCAAAGGGGCGATTTTTCTTAATTGCATGGAAAAATTGACCATGAACAACGCCTCCGAGACACTGAAGGTCAGACTTTCTGCTGCTATGGATGCCGGAATCGACGGTTTGACCCTCGCTGCCGGCCTTAATCTCCGAACGCTTGATCTGATCCAGGATCATCCCCGGTTCCGGGATGTTAAAATCGGCCTGATCATCTCCTCGGTAAGGGCACTCTCCATTTTCCTGAAACGGGCGGTTCGCCTTAACCGACTGCCGGATTATATTATTGTTGAAGGTCCGCTTGCCGGAGGTCACCTCGGCTTTGGACCCGATGACTGGCATACCTTTGATCTCAAGACAATTTTCATTGAAGTACTCGACTTCATGAAAAAAGAGGAGCTGAACATTCCGGTTATCCCTGCAGGAGGAATCTTTACCGGTACCGATGCCGTCGATTACCTCAGGATGGGTGCCGGTGCCGTACAGGTTGCCACACGGTTTACCATTACCAAAGAGTCCGGCCTGCCAAATGAGGTAAAACAACACTATCTCAACGCGCGAGAAGAGGATATTGTCATCAATATGGCCTCAACCACAGGTTATCCGATGAGGATGCTCATTAACTCTCCAACCCTTCGCTATGCCATAAAACCGAACTGCGAGGGACTCGGATACCTGCTTGAAAACGGCGGAAAATGCAGCTATATCGATGCTTACTACCACGCTCTTGCCGAAAGAAAGCCCGGTGAACCGATAGTTGTCAAAGAGAAAACCTGCCTCTGTACCGGCATGGCCAACTATGACTGCTGGACCTGCGGGCACACCACCTACCGGCTGAAGGAGACAACAAACCGCCTCGATAATGGCAAGTGGCAGATTCCAAAAGCTGAGGATATTTTTCTCGACTATCAGTTCAGTCGTGACCACTCCATAAGGCTGCCGGAACCGGAACCTTTGGCATAA